A DNA window from Sylvia atricapilla isolate bSylAtr1 chromosome 6, bSylAtr1.pri, whole genome shotgun sequence contains the following coding sequences:
- the CDKN1C gene encoding cyclin-dependent kinase inhibitor 1C — translation MSNVHLSGAAALERLSARRALVGHGRSPVCRSLFGPVDHEELGRELRERLREMGEDDQRRWDYNFQTDTPLPGPGRLRWEEVEAGAVPAFYRETLQVGRCRVPLLRAPPSPPPPPAAGKGPGGRLSRENRAAPRRRGMRLRRRGPTARITDFFARRKRPAEPKAAAERPAGCPPPPAAVPAEQTPRKRLR, via the exons ATGTCCAACGTGCACCTCTCCGGCGCCGCCGCCCTGGAGCGCCTCTCGGCCCGGCGAGCCCTGGTCGGGCACGGCCGCAGCCCGGTCTGCAGGAGCCTCTTCGGGCCGGTGGACCACGAGGAGCTGGGCCGGGAACTGCGGGAGCGCCTGCGGGAGATGGGGGAGGACGACCAGCGCCGCTGGGACTACAACTTCCAAACCGACACGCCGCTGCCGGGGCCCGGCCGCCTGCGCTGGGAAGAGGTGGAGGCCGGCGCCGTGCCCGCTTTCTACCGGGAGACTCTGCAGGTGGGACGGTGCCGCGTCCCTCTCCTCCGGGCGCccccgtccccgccgccgccgcccgccgccggcaAGGGGCCCGGGGGCCGCCTGAGCCGGGAGAAccgcgccgcgccccgccgccgcggcaTGCGGCTCCGCCGGAGGGGCCCGACCGCCCGCATCACAG ATTTCTTCGCGAGGAGAAAAAGGCCGGCGGAGCCCAAGGCGGCGGCGGAGCGCCCCGCCGGctgcccgccgccccccgccgccgtGCCGGCTGAGCAGACCCCCCGCAAGCGGCTCCGGTGA